CCATTGTTGCTTGCTATCGTCGTCGCAGATCGATGCCGTCGTCAAGCCTTCTGACGAGCACCTAGCTAGGAAGTAGCTAAGTAACCTGCTGCGCGACCGGACGTAGAGGACGACGCAGAGCAGCGTGCCGACGACGCAGCTGGCGCCCCAGATGGCGAAGGTTGCCTGGTAGCAGCTGGCGCCGGAGCAGGTGGCGGCGCCCCGCTTGCTGGCCTCCCGCTGGTACAGGAGCGCCGAGAAGTAGCCGAAGCAGAGCGAGCCGACAGGGATGTTGGACACCAGGACGTTGTGGTTGACGGCGAAGTTCTTGGCgccgaacagctcgatggtcgcggACACCGCCACCGACGTCATGGCCCCCGTGCAGGTCCCGATGATGGCAGTGCTCGCGTACAGGAAGACGCTGCCCTGGTTGAGCAACATGAAGAAGGCGCACGCCATGGGTGCCATGAGCGACGCCATGGACCCCGTCCTCGATATGCTGTGGCCGCTTCTGCACCACAAAGCAACAAATTCAGTTTAGCTGCTGTTTCCGTTTCTTCTGCTTCTGGAAACAAGTAAATTAAATTGCATGGACAAAAGGACCCCATGAAGTTGTTTATAGTTAGTACAAGTTTCCCATTTATTAAAAGGACCCCATGAATATATCCTGGAGACTCCAATAAGACCTCAAAGACGAAAATAAACATTAATCAAATCATGCAAGTGTGTGGAAATTAAGAACGGTTAATTGCTTACTTTgcagagtagtagtccatgaaggaCGGGAGGAGGCGACCGAAGAAGCcgaaggaagacgacagggagaccAGAGTGGAAGTCCGGCCGAGACCTCGCGACTCGGCAATCTGACCCAGATTGTTGAGGAACACCAGGCCCAGGGTGCCGCTGAACATATAGCTGAAGAAGTATAGCCAGAAGTCCGGCTTCTTGAGCAGCTGGAGGCCTCCGACCTCCTCCTCGGCGGCGGTGGTCTCCAAGTCCGTCACCTCGATCACGACCACGGCGTCATCCTTCTCGCGCTTCGCCTCCCCGATCTTGTTCATCTTGAGCGCCACCGGTATCAGTATGGGGACGGCCAGCAGCACGCTGAGGCTCACCATCTGCTCCCTGGAGGACAACCAGCTGGCCGTGGAGCCGATGCTGCCGACCACGGCGCACGCCCCGGTGGCGAGCGTGATCGCGAACATGACGAGGAATGCCGTGTCCGTGCTCGACATGGAGTCGCTCTTGAGGTCGAACAGCCTGAGGGCCGGCGCCACGAACACGGTGACGATCACCGGCACCACGGCATTGAGGAGGAGGTACGTCTTGGCCTTGGAGTCGGCCAGGCGGGGCATGGTCTCGGCCAGGCTGGTGTACACCTTGGCGCTGAGGCCGAGGTAGCTGGTGGCGAGGCTGACGGCGACGCGGCTCCTGGACGCGAAGTTCTTGACGCTGAGCAGGAAGCAGACGGTGTTGATCCAGCAGATGCCGTTCCCGGCGAGGGCGGTGAGCAGGAACAGGTGCCAGAACTTGAGCCCTGGGCTGTCCACCAAGAGGTACTGGACGCCGTAGCCGACGAGGCCGAAGCACGCGCCGACGAAGGCGACGAGCGAGAGCGGCACGTAGAGCGCGGCCACGCCGGAGAACCAGCCGAAGAGCTTGCCAGCGTCGGAGGCGAACGCTAGGAAGTTGAGCTGCACCTGGGAGATGCCCTTGAGCTCCTTGAGCTGCGACGAGTAGACGGGGAAGTCGGAGTTGGGGCCGTTGATGGTCTGCAGCCAGATGGTCCCGACGAGGCCGAGCCAATGGGCCGAGGAAGGCGACGACGACATCGCCGAGAAGAGCGGTACGTGCTCCGTCGTCGATCGGGACTCCGGGGTCGTGGTGGTGTTGGAGGCAATGGAGCTCTGATATTAATTAATTATGGCCCCTGGCCGCTAGGTATTTATGCACCGGCGACTCCTCGTCCAAGTCCTGCGGTTGTGGCTGCAACTGTTTGAATTGCGTTGTACTCCAGTAGATAGATAAATCTCTCGCGTAGCGGTTGAAAACTCTTTGTTGTAACAAATGCGGTTGTAAGTTGTAACAAAATAGATGATTCCGTATTGTAACAAATGCGGTTGtaagttgtactccctctgtaaactaatataagagtttttagattactaaaatagtgatctaaacgctcttatatttctttacggagggagtaacaaaatactggaagATTTATCAAGAGGTACTGGACATGTCATAGAAAGGAAGGAACAATAATTTGTTCAGACTCAGTTGGTGACCCCAACAGGTTGATCTAAAAGCCAATGTAGTCTGCCTAAAAATCATACTTCCCATTAGATCACCCCTATGCAGGGTACTGCCGTCAATGCCTGATTCCTTACATTTGTCTTATCTGGTGCAGAACCATGCATGCTTTTgtattatactcctatgaaactgagTTACATGCTGCAAAAGCTTGATTAGCActggattttgaaaaaaaaaaactGACGAGTTACCTCTGTGTGCGTAGTGGAATCAATTTTGGATTAAAAGAAGGCCTGGAACACGGGTGAGGTTTGACGGGATGAATGTGTAGAGAAAGATTTGGTGCATCGATGATTGATTGATTGTGCACTAGGCgcatatatataggtacaaggaGTGCGACCGGTATCTTGCCTCCTAAGATACACGTACATACAGAGGGAGACAGATACAACAGGTACGGCATACAGGACCCAGACCTACgtacatgtacacatgttcaacacCCCCCGCAGCCGAAGCGTCGCcggtgacgcaaagactggaccgaaagccctcgaaagtcgaggtgggtagtcccttcaTCGTCACATCGGCGAACTGCTGATCGGTGGGCACATGTAGAACACGAACACGACCAAGTGCAACGTGCTCCCGGACGAAGTGGATGTCGAGCTCGATGTGCTTCGTCCGTCGGTGATGGACAGGGTTGGCAGCGAGGTACACCGCGGAGACGTTATCGCTATAGACGAGCGTCGCCTTGGTGACCTCACATAGCAACTCCTGAAGTAGCTGCCGTAGTCATGAACACTCCGCGACGGCGTTGGCTACGGCCCAATACTCGGCCTCGGCGCTCGATCGTGAGaccgtgggttgtcgtttagacgaccacgaaatcagagagggcCCGAGGTAGACACAGTAGCCGGAAGTGGAGCGTCGAGTGTCGGGACACCCAGCCCAGTCGGCGTCAGAGTAGGCGACAAGGCTGGTGTCCGGCGAGGCCGTCTGGGCGAGACCCATGGCTGTGGTGCCACGTATGTATCGAAGTATACGTTTCACGAGAGCCCAATGGGTGTCACGAGGAGCGTGCATGtgaaggcacacctgctggacaACATACTGAATGTCCGGACGCGTCAGTGTGAGGTACTGAAGCGCACCGACGATGGAGCGGTAGAAGGGAGCGTCGGACGCCGGAGAGCCCTCGACGGTGGACACCTTAGCCTTCGTATCAATAGGCGTGGAagcaggcttgcagttaagcatgcccgcTCGCTCCAGAAGCTCGTAGGCGTACTTCTGCTGGTGTAGGAAGAAGCCAGTAGCCCGGCGCATgacctcgatgccgaggaagtagtggagagcccCCAAGTTCTTGAGGGCGAACTCTGTGCCGAGGCGAGTTGTGATCTGCTGAAGAAGCGCTGGCGAGGAcgcagtcaggatgatgtcgtcgatgtaCAATAGGAGGTACGCGGTGGCGGGGCCCTGGTGGTAGACAAACAGGGAGGCATCGGACCATGTGGACCGGAACCCCTGCTGCTGGAGGAAGGccgcgatccgctggtaccaggcccgaggcgcctgcttcaacccgtatagagaacgggagagcaagcacacgtggTCCGGATAGGCGGTGTCGACGAAACCAGTCGGCTGCTGACAGAACACCTACTCGTCGAGATGACCATGCAAGAAAGCATTAGAGACGTCGAGCTGGTGAACAGGCCAAGCGTGAGAAACAGCAAGCTGGAGAACAGCGcgaatcgtgcccggtttgacaaccggggcgaaggtgtcggtgaagtccatgcCGGCGCGCTGGCGAAAGCCGCGGACCCCCAacgcgccttgtagcgctcgagagaaccgtcggggcgagtcttgtggcggaagacccacttgccagtgatgacATTGGCACGGGGTGGCCGCGGGACAAGCTGCCATGTGCGGTTGCGCTGTAGGGCGTCAAACTCCTCACGCATCGCAGCTAGCCAGTTCGGATCCCGAAGGGCTATGCGAGCGGAGGTGGGAAGCAGGGACGGTGTCGAGGTAGAAGTCGCGCACGCGTACTCGTCCGACGGGTAGCGCGTGCTGGGACACAGCGTCCCAGTCCGAGCCCGAGTGACCACACCGGTGAGGGGTGCGGCCGCAGTGCCGGGGGCCGCGGCGACGGGAGCCACGGTGGGGGCCGTGGCGGGGGCCGCGTCGGGGGCAGCTGCGGGAGCAGCAGTGGGGCCGGCCGAGGGGGCCACGGCGACGGGGACCGCGACGGGGTCCGCGGCGGGGGCGGCCGCGGGAGCCGCAGCGGGACCGGCCAAGGGGGCCGTGGCGACGGGGACCGCGACGAGGTCCGCAGCGGGGGCCGCGGCGGGAGCGGCAGAGGAGGCCGCTGCGTCGAGGGCCGCGACAGGAGCCGCAGCGCCAGGGGCCGCCGGCGCGGGGAGCGCGGGCAGGGCCGGACCCGGGGCGCGGCTGGGCGGTCCGCCAGAGGTGGGGGTAGGGATGAACCGCGCCGCAGAAGACTCCGAAGGTGACGGTACCTGCTGAAATGGGAACACTTgctcatcaaagtacacatgcCGCGAAGTGAAAACATGGTGGGAGACTGGATCATaacaccggtaacctttggtgttaggAGGATATCCAAGAAAGATGCAAGGAAGGGACCGGGGCGCGAGTTTCTGAGGAGCagtggacgcggtgctaggataacagagacacccaaaaatgcgaagaccatcataagaTGGAACCGCACCGAATAGGAGCTGGTGAGGGGTGTAGTTCCAGCGGGAACGACATGGTTTAATGAGTAGGTTGGCGATCGCGAGCACGTCCGGCCAGAACCGAGGAGGCACGTAGGAGTGAAAGAGCAACGtgccaggataattaagttcatcttatgaactcccactcagatagacatccctctagtcatctaagtgattacatgatccgagtcaactaggccgtgtccgatcatcacgtgagacggactagtcatcatcggtgaacatcttcatgttgatcgtatctaccatacgactcatgctcgacctttcggtctcttgtgttccgaggccatgtctgtacatgctaggctcgtcaagtcaacctaagtgtttcgcatgtgttccgaggccatgtctgtacatgctaggctcgtcaacacccattgtattcgaacgtaagaatctatcacacccgatcatcacgtggtgcttcgaaacgacgaactttcgcaacggtgcacagttagggggaacactttcttgaaattttaataagggacatcttatttactaccgtcgttctaagcaaataagatgtataaacatgatgaacatcacatgcaatcaaatagtgacatgatatggccaatatcatattgctccttttgatctccatcttcggggctccatgatcatcatcgtcaccggcatgacaccatgatctccatcatcatgatctccatcatcgtgtcttcatgaagttgtctcgccaactattacttctactactatggctaacggttagcaataaagtaaagtaattacatgacgtttatgttgacacgcaggtcataaataaattaagacaacgcctatggctcctgccggttgtcatactcatcgacatgcaagtcgtgattcctattacaagaacatgatcatctcatacatcacatatatcattcatcacatcctttggccatatctcatcacatagcataccctgcaaaaacaagttagacgtcctctaattgttgtttgcatgttttacgtggctgctatgggtttctagcaagaacgtttcttacctacgcaaaaaccacaacgtgatatgccaattgctatttacccttcataaggacccttttcatcgaatccgatccgactaaagtgggagagacagacacccgctagccaccttatgcaactagtgcatgtcagtcggtggaaccagtctcacgtaagagtacgtgtaaggtcggtccgggccgcttcatcccacaatgccaccgaatcaagattggactagtaacggtaagcatattgaacaaaatcaatgcccaaaactactttgtgttctactcatgcatagaaactacgcataaacctagct
This portion of the Triticum dicoccoides isolate Atlit2015 ecotype Zavitan chromosome 7A, WEW_v2.0, whole genome shotgun sequence genome encodes:
- the LOC119329756 gene encoding protein NUCLEAR FUSION DEFECTIVE 4-like yields the protein MSSSPSSAHWLGLVGTIWLQTINGPNSDFPVYSSQLKELKGISQVQLNFLAFASDAGKLFGWFSGVAALYVPLSLVAFVGACFGLVGYGVQYLLVDSPGLKFWHLFLLTALAGNGICWINTVCFLLSVKNFASRSRVAVSLATSYLGLSAKVYTSLAETMPRLADSKAKTYLLLNAVVPVIVTVFVAPALRLFDLKSDSMSSTDTAFLVMFAITLATGACAVVGSIGSTASWLSSREQMVSLSVLLAVPILIPVALKMNKIGEAKREKDDAVVVIEVTDLETTAAEEEVGGLQLLKKPDFWLYFFSYMFSGTLGLVFLNNLGQIAESRGLGRTSTLVSLSSSFGFFGRLLPSFMDYYSAKSGHSISRTGSMASLMAPMACAFFMLLNQGSVFLYASTAIIGTCTGAMTSVAVSATIELFGAKNFAVNHNVLVSNIPVGSLCFGYFSALLYQREASKRGAATCSGASCYQATFAIWGASCVVGTLLCVVLYVRSRSRLLSYFLARCSSEGLTTASICDDDSKQQWMPYDCDLVDVYMRISESTCLLSMYNFCKTVVAVFGPEYLRQPNAADTERLLAINAKRGFSRHA